One genomic window of Geodermatophilus sp. DSM 44513 includes the following:
- a CDS encoding shikimate kinase, with amino-acid sequence MSATRRPVVVLVGPPSSGKTTVGTALAARLGLLLRDTDADVEATTGQRVADLFVDLGEPHFRALEERAVAAALTEHDGVLALGGGAVLSAATRERLAGYTRAGGTVVWLDVDLASAAERVGLGRSRPVLGLNPRATLRVLLAARAPLYAEVATLTVPTGGRAPGEVVDEVAAALPVQAAP; translated from the coding sequence GTGAGCGCGACCCGCCGCCCGGTGGTGGTCCTGGTCGGGCCGCCGTCGTCGGGCAAGACCACCGTCGGCACCGCGCTGGCCGCCCGGCTCGGGCTGCTCCTCCGCGACACCGACGCCGACGTCGAGGCCACCACCGGGCAGCGGGTGGCCGACCTGTTCGTCGACCTCGGCGAGCCGCACTTCCGCGCGCTGGAGGAACGGGCCGTGGCGGCGGCCCTCACCGAGCACGACGGCGTGCTCGCCCTGGGCGGCGGGGCGGTGCTCAGCGCCGCGACCCGGGAGCGACTGGCCGGCTACACCCGCGCCGGGGGCACCGTGGTCTGGCTCGACGTGGACCTCGCCTCGGCCGCCGAGCGGGTCGGGCTGGGCCGCAGCCGCCCGGTGCTCGGCCTGAACCCGCGGGCCACCCTGCGGGTGCTGCTGGCCGCCCGCGCCCCGCTGTACGCCGAGGTCGCCACGCTGACCGTGCCCACCGGCGGCCGCGCGCCCGGCGAGGTCGTCGACGAGGTCGCCGCCGCCCTGCCCGTGCAGGCCGCGCCGTGA
- the nusB gene encoding transcription antitermination factor NusB, which produces MAARSKARKRAVDVLYEADVRGSDALELLAERVAQASPPIPEHAVRLVEGVAGHADRIDELIDRHARGWSLQRLPDVDRAILRMAVFELLWVDDVPDPVVIDEAVELARTLSTDDSPAYVNGVLGAVLDAEVPTG; this is translated from the coding sequence GTGGCCGCACGGTCCAAGGCACGCAAGCGCGCCGTCGACGTCCTCTACGAGGCCGACGTCCGCGGCAGCGACGCGCTCGAGCTGCTCGCCGAGCGGGTGGCGCAGGCGTCCCCGCCCATCCCCGAGCACGCCGTCCGGCTGGTCGAGGGCGTCGCCGGGCACGCCGACCGCATCGACGAGCTCATCGACCGGCACGCCCGCGGCTGGTCGTTGCAGCGGCTGCCCGACGTCGACCGCGCCATCCTGCGGATGGCGGTGTTCGAGCTGCTGTGGGTCGACGACGTGCCCGACCCGGTGGTCATCGACGAGGCCGTGGAGCTGGCCCGCACCCTGTCCACCGACGACTCACCGGCCTACGTCAACGGTGTGCTGGGCGCGGTCCTGGACGCCGAGGTCCCGACCGGCTGA
- a CDS encoding transcriptional regulator, whose product MSTDYSRALGARLRAIRNQQGLSLQGVEDKSHGRWKAVVVGSYERGDRAVTVQRLSELAVFYGVPVSELLPDPRPSSAVTSTTKIVLNLESLGSLPADEAGPLARYASTIQAQRHDYNGKVLSIRAEDLKSLAIIYDMSPDELTSRLIEWGVLSPGMESVVGFGGSEDDDEEINPNWERRRAPR is encoded by the coding sequence ATGAGCACCGACTACTCACGGGCCCTCGGTGCCCGGCTCCGCGCCATCCGCAACCAGCAGGGGCTCTCCCTCCAGGGAGTCGAGGACAAGTCCCACGGCCGCTGGAAGGCAGTGGTCGTGGGTTCCTACGAGCGCGGCGACCGCGCGGTGACCGTGCAGCGGCTCTCCGAGCTCGCCGTCTTCTACGGGGTACCGGTCTCCGAGCTGCTGCCCGACCCGCGGCCGAGCTCCGCGGTCACCTCGACGACGAAGATCGTGCTCAACCTGGAGTCGCTGGGCTCGCTGCCCGCCGACGAGGCCGGCCCGCTGGCCCGCTACGCCTCCACGATCCAGGCCCAGCGGCACGACTACAACGGCAAGGTGCTCTCCATCCGGGCCGAGGACCTCAAGTCGCTGGCGATCATCTACGACATGAGCCCCGACGAGCTGACCAGCCGGCTCATCGAGTGGGGGGTGCTCTCCCCCGGCATGGAGAGCGTCGTCGGCTTCGGCGGCAGCGAGGACGACGACGAGGAGATCAACCCCAACTGGGAGCGCCGCCGCGCCCCGCGGTGA
- a CDS encoding Xaa-Pro peptidase family protein, protein MRYADRRERLRATAAERGMDAVLVTELLNVRYLTGFTGSNGALLLRVDGADLFGTDGRYTTQAGTQVPDVELLVDRGTVPALARAAVRGGAGRIGYESHSLTVDGLHALQSVLTDAAAGGTVPELTSVRCAVEALRAVKDDDEVDALRRACAVADAALAELAAEGALRPGRTELQVGRELDARMLTMGAQAPSFETIVATGANSAIPHHRPDATELRGGDLLKLDFGATVDGYHSDMTRTVVLGAVSDWQREVYELVAAAQAAGRAALAVGADVVAVDAAARDVIAQAGHAGHFTHGLGHGVGLQIHEAPGIGQQGAGRLSAGMAVTVEPGVYLPGHGGVRIEDTLIVTDDEPELLTLTSKELLVL, encoded by the coding sequence GTGAGGTACGCCGACCGGCGGGAGCGGCTGCGGGCGACGGCGGCGGAGCGGGGGATGGACGCCGTCCTGGTGACCGAGCTGCTCAACGTGCGCTACCTGACCGGTTTCACCGGCTCCAACGGCGCGCTGCTGCTCCGGGTGGACGGCGCCGACCTGTTCGGCACCGACGGCCGCTACACCACCCAGGCCGGCACGCAGGTGCCCGACGTCGAGCTGCTGGTCGACCGCGGCACCGTCCCCGCCCTGGCCCGGGCGGCCGTGCGCGGCGGCGCGGGGCGGATCGGCTACGAGAGCCACTCCCTCACCGTCGACGGGCTGCACGCGCTGCAGTCGGTGCTCACCGACGCCGCCGCCGGCGGCACGGTGCCGGAGCTGACCAGCGTGCGGTGCGCCGTCGAGGCGCTGCGCGCGGTGAAGGACGACGACGAGGTCGACGCCCTGCGCCGGGCTTGCGCAGTCGCCGACGCCGCGCTCGCCGAGCTGGCCGCCGAGGGGGCGCTGCGGCCCGGGCGCACCGAGCTGCAGGTCGGCCGCGAGCTGGACGCCCGGATGCTGACCATGGGTGCGCAGGCCCCGTCCTTCGAGACGATCGTGGCCACCGGCGCCAACTCCGCCATCCCGCACCACCGGCCCGACGCCACCGAGCTGCGCGGCGGTGACCTGCTCAAGCTGGACTTCGGCGCGACCGTCGACGGCTACCACTCCGACATGACCCGCACCGTCGTCCTCGGGGCGGTCTCGGACTGGCAGCGGGAGGTCTACGAGCTGGTCGCCGCGGCGCAGGCCGCGGGCCGGGCCGCGCTGGCGGTCGGCGCCGACGTGGTCGCCGTCGACGCGGCGGCCCGCGACGTCATCGCGCAGGCCGGCCACGCCGGGCACTTCACCCACGGCTTGGGCCACGGTGTGGGACTGCAGATCCACGAGGCGCCGGGCATCGGCCAGCAGGGCGCGGGTAGGCTCAGCGCCGGCATGGCCGTCACCGTGGAGCCGGGCGTCTACCTGCCCGGCCACGGCGGTGTCCGCATCGAGGACACGCTGATCGTCACGGACGACGAGCCCGAGTTGTTGACCCTCACGAGCAAGGAACTGCTGGTCCTCTAG
- the aroC gene encoding chorismate synthase, with the protein MLRWLTAGESHGQQLTAILEGLPAGVRVQTSDLDVDLSRRRLGHGRGARMSFEQDAVSLTGGIRHGVTMGGPIAVQVGNTEWPKWQTVMSADPVDAEVLAGQARNAPLTRPRPGHADLAGMQKYGFDDARPVLERASARETAARVALGAVARAFLRQALDVDVVSHVVGIGPVAVPDGVVPGPQDNPRIDEDPVRCADPATSEAMVAEVDDARKNGDTLGGVVEVVVHGLPPGLGSHVHWDRRLDSRLAGALMGVQSVKAVEVGDGLATARRRGSVAHDEIVTADGRLRRVTDRAGGIEGGMTNGEVLRVRAAMKPISTVPRALATVDVATGEAAVAINQRSDACAVPRGSVVMEAMVALVLADAALEKFGGDSVAETRRNARGYLDALGVR; encoded by the coding sequence ATGTTGCGCTGGCTGACCGCCGGTGAGTCGCACGGCCAGCAGCTCACCGCCATCCTCGAGGGCCTGCCCGCCGGCGTCCGGGTGCAGACCTCCGACCTCGACGTCGACCTCTCCCGCCGCCGCCTCGGCCACGGCCGCGGCGCCCGGATGTCCTTCGAGCAGGACGCCGTCTCCCTCACCGGCGGGATCCGGCACGGCGTCACGATGGGCGGGCCGATCGCGGTGCAGGTGGGCAACACCGAGTGGCCGAAGTGGCAGACGGTCATGTCCGCCGACCCGGTCGACGCCGAGGTGCTGGCCGGTCAGGCGCGCAACGCCCCGCTGACCCGCCCGCGGCCCGGGCACGCCGACCTCGCCGGCATGCAGAAGTACGGCTTTGACGACGCCCGCCCGGTGTTGGAGCGGGCCAGCGCCCGGGAGACCGCCGCCCGGGTGGCCCTCGGCGCGGTCGCCCGGGCCTTCCTCCGCCAGGCGCTGGACGTCGACGTGGTCAGCCACGTGGTCGGCATCGGCCCGGTCGCCGTCCCCGACGGCGTGGTGCCCGGCCCGCAGGACAACCCGCGGATCGACGAGGACCCGGTGCGCTGCGCCGACCCGGCGACCAGTGAGGCCATGGTCGCCGAGGTCGACGACGCCCGGAAGAACGGCGACACCCTCGGCGGCGTGGTCGAGGTGGTCGTGCACGGCCTGCCGCCGGGCCTGGGCAGCCACGTGCACTGGGACCGCCGGCTGGACTCCCGGCTGGCCGGCGCGCTCATGGGCGTGCAGTCGGTCAAGGCCGTGGAGGTCGGTGACGGGCTGGCCACCGCCCGGCGCCGCGGCTCGGTCGCCCACGACGAGATCGTCACTGCCGACGGCCGGCTGCGCCGGGTCACCGACCGCGCCGGCGGCATCGAGGGCGGGATGACCAACGGCGAGGTGCTGCGGGTGCGCGCCGCCATGAAGCCGATCTCCACCGTGCCCCGGGCGCTGGCCACCGTCGACGTGGCCACCGGGGAGGCGGCCGTGGCGATCAACCAGCGCAGCGACGCCTGCGCGGTGCCGCGCGGCAGCGTGGTCATGGAGGCCATGGTCGCGCTGGTGCTGGCCGACGCCGCGCTGGAGAAGTTCGGCGGGGACTCCGTCGCCGAGACCCGCCGCAACGCCCGCGGCTACCTCGACGCGCTCGGGGTCCGGTGA
- the aroQ gene encoding type II 3-dehydroquinate dehydratase — MTVQVLNGANLGRLGTREPERYGTTTYAELVDLVTAAAGELGLQVQVRQTDDEGELLHWVHAAADAGDPVVLNPAGWSHTSVVLRDALAMLTAPLVEVHISNIHRREAFRHHSYVSAVADGVIAGLGVQGYVLALRWLADRGADEGAS, encoded by the coding sequence GTGACCGTCCAGGTGCTCAACGGCGCCAACCTCGGCCGGCTGGGCACGCGGGAGCCGGAGAGGTACGGGACGACGACGTACGCGGAGCTGGTCGACCTGGTCACCGCCGCCGCGGGCGAGCTGGGCCTGCAGGTGCAGGTCCGGCAGACCGACGACGAGGGCGAGCTGCTGCACTGGGTGCACGCCGCGGCCGACGCCGGCGACCCCGTGGTGCTCAACCCGGCCGGCTGGTCGCACACCTCGGTGGTGCTGCGCGACGCGCTGGCGATGCTGACCGCCCCGCTGGTCGAGGTGCACATCAGCAACATCCACCGGCGCGAGGCGTTCCGGCACCACTCCTACGTCTCCGCGGTCGCCGACGGGGTGATCGCCGGGCTCGGCGTGCAGGGCTACGTGCTGGCGCTGCGGTGGCTGGCCGACCGCGGAGCCGACGAGGGGGCGTCGTGA
- a CDS encoding shikimate dehydrogenase has translation MRAAVLGRPVGHSLSPLLHRAAYTALGLTDWTYDALDVGAPDLPVLLAGLGAEWRGFSVTMPCKQAAVDVADEVAPLPRLLHAANTLVRTDAGWRADNTDVLGVGTALQEAGVTGVDRGAIIGAGGTAAAAAVALASLGARSVDVVVREPARAGDLLRVLATLGVPASVVSLASTAVDRAVVDAEVVVSTVPVGGQEAVARLAWTAGQTVLDVLYDPWPTPLATAVTAAGGTVVGGLEVLFWQATAQVELMTGHAAPLAAMRGALDAAAGVR, from the coding sequence GTGAGGGCCGCCGTCCTCGGCCGGCCGGTCGGGCACTCGCTGTCCCCGCTGCTGCACCGGGCCGCCTACACCGCGCTGGGCCTCACCGACTGGACCTACGACGCCCTGGACGTGGGGGCCCCGGACCTGCCGGTGCTGCTCGCCGGGCTCGGTGCGGAGTGGCGCGGCTTCTCGGTGACCATGCCGTGCAAGCAGGCCGCGGTGGACGTCGCCGACGAGGTGGCACCGCTGCCGCGGCTGCTGCACGCGGCCAACACGCTGGTGCGCACCGACGCCGGCTGGCGGGCGGACAACACCGACGTCCTCGGCGTCGGCACCGCCCTGCAGGAGGCCGGGGTCACCGGTGTGGACCGAGGCGCGATCATCGGTGCCGGGGGGACGGCGGCGGCCGCGGCCGTGGCGCTCGCCTCGCTGGGCGCGCGGAGCGTCGACGTCGTCGTCCGCGAGCCGGCCCGCGCCGGGGACCTGCTGCGGGTGCTCGCCACCCTCGGCGTCCCGGCGTCGGTGGTGTCGCTGGCCAGCACCGCCGTCGACAGGGCGGTCGTCGATGCCGAGGTCGTGGTGAGCACCGTCCCGGTCGGCGGCCAGGAGGCCGTGGCCCGGCTGGCGTGGACGGCGGGCCAGACGGTGCTCGACGTGCTGTACGACCCGTGGCCGACGCCGCTGGCGACCGCCGTCACGGCGGCCGGCGGCACCGTCGTGGGCGGCCTGGAGGTGCTGTTCTGGCAGGCCACCGCCCAGGTGGAGCTGATGACCGGGCACGCGGCACCGCTCGCGGCCATGCGCGGCGCGCTGGACGCCGCCGCCGGCGTCCGCTGA
- a CDS encoding prepilin peptidase — protein MPPADLPAGAVAALALAGALVLGPWLARVSVRLARRDDVAGAGPRRTVLTTVLVAAALAGALLVGGLRPGTVALAWAGVAGVVLGAVDLAVHRLPDRVTVPACAAVTAALLVDAAALGTWPALLRAVLAGTAAFAAAALTALLSPQGLGFGDVKLLGLLGLVLGWVGWGALLAGVFLGLLTGAVASLTLIAAGRAGWRTALPFGPPLLVGAALALALAGPLP, from the coding sequence GTGCCCCCGGCGGACCTCCCGGCCGGCGCGGTCGCCGCCCTCGCCCTCGCCGGCGCGCTCGTCCTCGGCCCCTGGCTGGCGCGGGTGTCCGTGCGGCTGGCCCGACGCGACGACGTCGCCGGAGCCGGCCCACGGCGCACGGTGCTCACCACCGTCCTCGTCGCGGCCGCCCTCGCCGGGGCACTGCTGGTCGGCGGCCTGCGTCCGGGCACCGTCGCGCTGGCCTGGGCCGGGGTCGCCGGTGTGGTGCTGGGCGCGGTCGACCTCGCCGTGCACCGGCTGCCCGACCGGGTGACCGTCCCGGCGTGCGCGGCGGTGACCGCGGCCCTGCTCGTGGACGCGGCCGCGCTCGGCACCTGGCCGGCTCTGCTGCGCGCCGTCCTGGCCGGCACCGCCGCGTTCGCCGCGGCCGCGCTCACCGCGCTGCTGTCCCCGCAGGGGCTCGGGTTCGGCGACGTGAAGCTGCTCGGCCTGCTCGGCCTGGTGCTGGGCTGGGTCGGCTGGGGCGCGCTGCTGGCCGGGGTGTTCCTCGGCCTGCTGACCGGCGCGGTCGCCTCGCTGACGCTGATCGCCGCCGGGCGGGCCGGCTGGCGCACCGCGCTGCCGTTCGGGCCACCGCTGCTGGTGGGCGCCGCCCTGGCCCTGGCCCTGGCCGGCCCGCTCCCCTGA
- the efp gene encoding elongation factor P: MATTNDLKNGLVLNLDGQLWTVTEFQHVKPGKGGAFVRTTLKNVLSGKVVDKTFNAGTKVDTATVDKRNMTYLYKDGTDFVFMDGDTFDQIPVPAETVGSGADYLLENTEATVAVHEGVPLYVELPVTLELVVEHTDPGLQGDRSTGGTKPATLETGAQIQVPLFVNTGDRLKVDTRDGRYLGRVN; encoded by the coding sequence ATGGCTACCACCAACGACCTCAAGAACGGCCTGGTCCTCAACCTCGACGGCCAGCTGTGGACCGTCACCGAGTTCCAGCACGTCAAGCCCGGCAAGGGCGGCGCGTTCGTCCGCACCACGCTGAAGAACGTGCTCTCGGGCAAGGTCGTGGACAAGACCTTCAACGCCGGCACCAAGGTCGACACCGCCACCGTCGACAAGCGGAACATGACCTACCTGTACAAGGACGGCACCGACTTCGTCTTCATGGACGGCGACACCTTCGACCAGATCCCGGTGCCGGCCGAGACCGTCGGCTCCGGCGCGGACTACCTGCTGGAGAACACCGAGGCCACCGTCGCCGTGCACGAGGGCGTCCCGCTGTACGTGGAGCTCCCGGTGACGCTGGAGCTCGTCGTGGAGCACACCGACCCGGGCCTGCAGGGCGACCGCTCCACCGGCGGCACCAAGCCGGCCACGCTGGAGACCGGCGCGCAGATCCAGGTCCCGCTGTTCGTCAACACCGGCGACCGGCTCAAGGTCGACACCCGCGACGGCCGGTACCTCGGCCGCGTCAACTAG
- the aroB gene encoding 3-dehydroquinate synthase → MTVPGPRPYDVVIGPGARHELGALTTTVLAGAARAVVVHAAPLAGQAGAVVETLQTAGVAAEALVVPDGEAAKTAEVAAGLWEELGRLGLTRSDVVVGVGGGAVTDLAGFVAATWNRGVRVVQVPTSLLGMVDAAVGGKTGINTGAGKNLVGAFHPPVAVIADTDVLAGLPEAEYRSGLAEVVKCGFIADGAVLDLLELDPTGRRDTDELIERAVQVKAAAVGADLHDTGVREFLNYGHTLGHAVERVEDFGWRHGEAVAVGLVFAAHLAGRAGLLSRGEVERHSRLIATMGLPTRYAGDWDRIQAVMRRDKKKASSGALRFVVLDGIGNPTILTDPDPAWLDAAWAAVSEAA, encoded by the coding sequence GTGACCGTCCCGGGTCCGCGTCCCTACGACGTCGTCATCGGGCCCGGCGCCCGGCACGAGCTGGGGGCCCTGACCACCACCGTCCTCGCCGGCGCGGCCCGTGCCGTCGTCGTGCACGCCGCGCCGCTGGCCGGGCAGGCCGGCGCGGTGGTGGAGACGCTGCAGACCGCCGGGGTCGCCGCCGAGGCCCTGGTCGTCCCCGACGGGGAGGCGGCCAAGACCGCCGAGGTCGCCGCGGGCCTGTGGGAGGAGCTGGGCCGGCTCGGGCTGACCCGCTCCGACGTGGTCGTCGGGGTCGGCGGCGGCGCGGTGACCGACCTCGCCGGCTTCGTCGCGGCGACCTGGAACCGCGGGGTGCGGGTGGTGCAGGTGCCGACCAGCCTGCTGGGCATGGTGGACGCCGCGGTGGGCGGCAAGACCGGCATCAACACCGGCGCGGGCAAGAACCTGGTCGGTGCCTTCCACCCGCCGGTGGCCGTGATCGCCGACACCGACGTCCTCGCCGGCCTGCCGGAGGCGGAGTACCGGTCCGGGCTGGCCGAGGTCGTCAAGTGCGGCTTCATCGCCGACGGCGCCGTCCTGGACCTGCTCGAGCTCGACCCCACCGGCCGCCGGGACACCGACGAGCTCATCGAGCGGGCGGTGCAGGTCAAGGCCGCCGCGGTGGGGGCGGACCTGCACGACACCGGCGTGCGCGAGTTCCTCAACTACGGGCACACCCTGGGCCACGCCGTCGAGCGGGTCGAGGACTTCGGCTGGCGGCACGGCGAGGCGGTCGCCGTCGGGCTGGTGTTCGCCGCCCACCTCGCCGGCCGGGCCGGGCTGCTCAGCCGTGGGGAGGTCGAGCGCCACTCCCGGCTGATCGCCACCATGGGCCTGCCCACCCGCTACGCCGGCGACTGGGACCGCATCCAGGCGGTCATGCGGCGGGACAAGAAGAAGGCCTCGTCCGGGGCGCTGCGGTTCGTCGTCCTCGACGGCATCGGCAACCCGACCATCCTCACCGACCCCGATCCGGCCTGGCTCGACGCGGCGTGGGCCGCGGTCTCGGAGGCGGCATGA
- the pyrR gene encoding bifunctional pyr operon transcriptional regulator/uracil phosphoribosyltransferase PyrR: MARSPAPAHGDPASPPATPPAVLSAADVARVVDRMAHQVIEKCAGADVVLVGIPTRGAPLARRLAARIEAFSGTPVDVGTVDITLYRDDLRTRGVRALEATVLPEGGIDGRLVVLVDDVLYSGRSVRAALDALRDLGRPRAVQLAVLVDRGHRELPIRADYVGKNLPTSHSQQVRVHLTETDGEDAVLVTGGDR, from the coding sequence ATGGCCCGCTCGCCCGCCCCTGCCCACGGCGACCCCGCGTCGCCGCCCGCCACGCCGCCCGCGGTGCTCTCCGCCGCCGACGTCGCCCGCGTGGTCGACCGGATGGCCCACCAGGTCATCGAGAAGTGCGCGGGTGCCGACGTCGTCCTCGTCGGCATCCCCACCCGCGGCGCCCCGCTGGCCCGCCGGCTGGCCGCCCGCATCGAGGCCTTCTCCGGCACCCCCGTCGACGTGGGCACCGTCGACATCACCCTCTACCGCGACGACCTGCGCACCCGCGGCGTCCGCGCGCTGGAGGCCACCGTGCTGCCCGAGGGCGGCATCGACGGCCGGCTGGTCGTGCTGGTGGACGACGTCCTGTACTCCGGCCGCTCGGTCCGGGCCGCGCTGGACGCGCTGCGCGACCTGGGCCGCCCGCGGGCGGTGCAGCTGGCGGTGCTGGTCGACCGCGGGCACCGGGAGCTGCCGATCCGCGCGGACTACGTGGGCAAGAACCTGCCGACGTCGCACAGCCAGCAGGTGCGGGTGCACCTGACCGAGACCGACGGCGAGGACGCCGTCCTGGTGACCGGGGGCGACCGGTGA
- a CDS encoding aspartate carbamoyltransferase catalytic subunit, which produces MRRHLLEAADLDRADATLVLDTAAQIDAALAGREVKKLPTLRGRTVVNLFYEDSTRTRISFELAAKRLSADVINFSAKGSSVSKGESLKDTALTLEAMGSDAIVVRHSASGAPHRLAHWVRGSVVNAGDGTHEHPTQALLDAYTIRHRLGRLEGVRVAVVGDVLHSRVARSNVRLLHTLGAEVTLVAPPTLLPVGVGSWPAEVSYDLDAVLPKADVVMVLRVQAERMAASYFPSAREYSRRYGLDARRVAALGDDAIVMHPGPMNRGMEIAAEVADSVRSTIVEQVGNGVSVRMAVLYLLLGGAPA; this is translated from the coding sequence GTGAGGCGCCACCTGCTGGAGGCGGCCGACCTGGACCGCGCCGACGCGACGCTGGTGCTGGACACCGCCGCGCAGATCGACGCCGCGCTGGCCGGCCGCGAGGTCAAGAAGCTGCCCACGCTGCGCGGCCGGACCGTGGTCAACCTCTTCTACGAGGACTCCACCCGCACCCGGATCTCCTTCGAGCTGGCCGCCAAGCGGTTGAGCGCCGACGTCATCAACTTCTCCGCCAAGGGCAGCAGCGTGTCCAAGGGCGAGAGCCTCAAGGACACCGCCCTGACGCTGGAGGCGATGGGCTCCGACGCCATCGTCGTCCGGCACTCCGCCTCCGGCGCCCCGCACCGGCTGGCGCACTGGGTGCGGGGTAGCGTGGTCAACGCCGGCGACGGCACCCACGAGCACCCCACCCAGGCGCTGCTGGACGCCTACACGATCCGGCACCGGCTGGGCCGGCTGGAGGGCGTGCGGGTCGCGGTCGTCGGCGACGTGCTGCACAGCCGGGTGGCCCGCTCCAACGTGCGGCTGCTGCACACCCTGGGCGCCGAGGTCACCCTGGTCGCCCCGCCCACGCTGCTGCCCGTGGGGGTGGGCAGCTGGCCGGCGGAGGTCTCCTACGACCTGGACGCCGTCCTGCCCAAGGCCGACGTGGTGATGGTGCTGCGGGTGCAGGCCGAGCGGATGGCCGCCTCGTACTTCCCCAGCGCCCGGGAGTACAGCCGCCGCTACGGCCTGGACGCCCGGCGCGTGGCGGCCCTCGGCGACGACGCGATCGTCATGCACCCGGGCCCGATGAACCGCGGGATGGAGATCGCCGCCGAGGTGGCCGACTCCGTCCGCTCCACGATCGTCGAGCAGGTCGGCAACGGGGTCTCCGTGCGCATGGCCGTGCTCTACCTGCTGCTGGGAGGTGCACCCGCGTGA